The genomic DNA GCTACGAACCAGATGGTTCAGAAAGGTGAGGTTGTGGGTGTTATCGCAGCACAGTCAATCGGTGAACCGGGTACTCAGCTGACACTGCGTACATTCCACGTCGGTGGTATCGCATCTAACGTGGCAACAGAAAACAGTATCACTTCTAAATATGACGGTGTTCTGGAAATCGAAGAACTTCGTGCTGTGGATAGCGAAGAAAACGGTAAGAAGTTCCAGGTTGTTGTCAGCCGTTTGGCTGAACTCCGTATTGTCGATCCGACAACGAAGATCGTATTACTGGCTCACAATATTCCTTATGGTTCCAAATTGTTCTTCAAGAATGGAGATACAATCAAGAAGGGGGATGTTATTATCGAATGGGACCCGTTCAACGCCGTTATCGTATCGGAAGTTTCCGGTAAGATCGAATTCGAAAGTTTGGTTGAAAATGTTACTTACAATGTTGAAAGTGACGAAACGACCGGTTTGAAAGAAAAGATCATTATCGAATCTAAAGATAAGACAAAAGCTCCGGCTGCACACATCGTGGATGAAAACGGAAACTATCTGAAGAATTATTCATTACCGTTGGGTGCACACGTTGTAAAAGACGAGGGAGATATGGTTAAGGCGGGTGAAGTCTTGGTCAAGATTCCGCGTGCAGTAAGTAAAGCCGGTGATATTACTGGTGGTTTGCCTCGTGTAACGGAATTGTTTGAGGCTCGTAACCCGTCTAACCCGGCTGTCGTTTCTGAAATCGATGGTGAAGTTGGTTTCGGCAAGATCAAGCGTGGTAACCGTGAAATTACTGTTACATCCAAATTGGGTGAAGTAAAGAAATATATGGTGCCTCTGTCCAAGCAACTGCTTGTTCAGGAAAATGACTACATTCGTGCTGGTATGCCTCTGTCTGATGGTGCGACTACTCCGTCTGATATCCTGGCAATCATGGGACCGACGGCTGTTCAGGAATATATCGTAAATGAAATCCAGGACGTATACCGTCTGCAGGGTGTAAAAATTAACGATAAGCATTTCGAGGTAATCGTTCGTCAGATGATGCGTAAGGTTGAAATCATCGATCCGGGAGATACTCGCTTCTTGGAACAGCAGGTGGTTGATAAGCTGGAGGTAATGGATGAAAACGATCGTATCTGGGGCAAGAAGGTTGTGACGGATCCGGGAGATTCTCAGACATTGCAGGCAGGTCAGATCGTGACTGTTCGTAAGTTGAGAGATGAGAATAGTATGCTGAAACGTCGTGACTTGAAATTGGTTGAAGTCCGTGATGCAGTTCCTGCTACGGCTAACCAGATTCTTCAGGGTATTACTCGTGCCGCTTTGCAGACAAACAGCTTTATGTCTGCCGCATCTTTCCAGGAAACAACTAAAGTGCTGAATGAAGCTGCTATCAATGGAAAAGTGGATCGTCTGGAAGGTTTGAAAGAAAACGTTATCTGCGGTCATTTGATTCCTGCCGGTACAGGCCAGCGTGATTTCGACAAATTGGTTGTCGGTGCTAAAGATGAGTTCGAACGTATCTTTGCAAATCGTAAGAATGTCGTAGATTTCAATACTATGGACAGAGACGACGAGTAAAATGCGGAATAAATAAAAGAGAAGGGTTACCGATATTCGGTAGCCCTTTTTTATTTTCTGTTATTTGTTTAATAAAATCAGAGTCCTTATATTTGTGTATTATCTTGATAATTAAAATAAATCATATATGAAGAAAGTACTATTTTATTTGTTCACCCTTTTGATCTCGACGAATATTGTTTTTGCTGAACATCTTGATAATGAGATGAATGTGATGTCTTTTAATATTCGCATGAGTACAAAGTCTGACGGGGCTAACTGGTGGGAGTACAGGAAAGACCTGGCTGCCAATGTGATCAAGTTTTATGATGTCGATATGTTTGGTGCGCAAGAAGTCTTGCATAATCAGTTGACGGATTTATTGGACCGTTTGCCGGACTATGGTTATGTCGGGGTGGGGCGTGAAGATGGTAAGACAAAAGGTGAGTATTCTCCTATCCTTTACAGAAAGGATCGTTTCTCTGTTGTCAAAAGTGGCAATTTCTGGCTGGCGGAAGATATGAATGCCGTGGGCAAAAAAGGCTGGGATGCCGCTTGTGAGCGTGTTGCAACTTGGGCGATATTCAAAGATAAGAAATCCGGAAAAGAGTTTTTCTTTCTGAACACTCATTTGGATCACATGGGACAGGTTGCTCGTCATGAAGGGGCTTCTTTAGTCTTAAAGCAGGTGAAGTTGCTTTCCAGAAATCTACCGGTGATTGTTACTGGTGACTTTAATGCTGTTCCGACTGATGATCCGATTAAAGTTTTAACGGACGAAAAAGATCCGCGACATTTGACACATGCCCGTACATTGGCTCCTTTGTGCTACGGACCTGAGTGGACTTTCCACGATTATGGGCGTGTTCCTTTGGACGAACGTGTATGGATTGATTATATCTTTGTAAAAGGTAATGTCAAAGTACTTCGTCATGGTGTTTTGGCTGAAAGTCTGGATAACTTATATCCTTCAGACCATTGTCCTGTTATATCGAGAATAATTGTTCAGTAAATGTTATGGGTTCCGTAGATGTATTAAGAGAAATTACGCCGCTTTCACCGGAAGATTGTTTTCTGGTGATGCAGCGACCTAAGCGTAGTTTTTCCTATCCGCTTCATGTGCATCCGGAATTTGAACTGAACTATTTGGAGAATGCTGCTGGCGCGATTCGAATCGTTGGTGATTCGGTGGAGGAGATGGAAGAGCTTGATCTGTTATTGGTTGCAGGTGGAGCCAAGCATGCTTATTCAAATCACAAATGTCTGAGTACGGATATTTTGGAAATAACAATTCAGTTCCATGCCTCTCTTTTTGATAGTTTTATCAACAAGCGTCATTTCAAGACTATAAAAGATATGTTTGAGAAAGCCTCGTGCGGTCTTGTCTTTAGCCGTGAAATGATTTTGCGTATTCAACCCGAACTTAAAAAGCTATCGAGTGATAAACCGGATTCGTTTCACAATTTATTACGTTTGATAGAAATACTCAAGACTTTGTCGTTAGATGAAAAGGCACGCAAGTTAAATGCTATCAATACTGTAGAAAACTTTAGCAATATAGATAATGACCGTCTGGATACGATCATGTTGTTTTTGCATGAAAATTATCAGCGTCCGGTTTTATTGTCCGAACTTGCTTCGTTAATAAATATGAGCGAAGCGTCGCTTACTCGGTTTCTGAAAAAGTGGACGGGAAAAACTTTTATCGACAATTTGAATGACATTCGTATAGCTGAAGCGGTTTGCCGACTGATTGACACAAGTGATACAATAGCAGAAATATGCTATAAATCTGGTTTTAATAACTTATCGAATTTCAATCGGGCTTTTAAGCGACGAAAAGGTAATACTCCTACCGAATATCGTGAAAAATATGCACGTACTCGTTTTAGGATTTAAAACATGATTTTAAACTAATTTGCAAAATAGATGAATTATCTGTGACGGAATAGTATCATATAATGATAAAATAGTATTTGGTGGTTAATTGTATGAGGCATATCTTTGTAACGTTGAATAAACAATGAAATTACTAAGACGAATTGCCTTAGTTTAAGCGTCGAGATTATAGAATATTAAACACAATAAGGTATTTTTTTTACATTGGTCTAAAGAATTGAGAATTAAAAACACAACTGAAAAAGGGCTGCCTGTGAAGGTGGCCCTTTTTATTTGATATTATTCCGATTTTAATATGTATATTTGTCTTGGAATATTTATAATCAAATAATAAGAATATGGAAAATAACAAACCGACAAATGAGATTCAAGTAGAGCTGTCAGAAGAGATGGCTCAGGGAACGTATGCAAATCTGGCAATTATATCACATTCTTCATCCGAGTTCATATTGGATTTTATCCGCGTTGTGCCGGGTGCTCCGAAGGCACAGGTGAAAAGTCGCGTCATCCTGACTCCGGACAATGCAAAACGACTGTTGTTTGCTTTGCAAGATAATCTGGCAAAGTTTGAAGAACAAGCAAATGGTAAGACTGCCAAATTTGAAGATTTTGTTCCTCCCATCGGAGGTGTGAAAGGGGAAGCCTGATTCCCGGACAGAAAATAAAAAAGGTCGCTCAACCGGAGCGACCTTTTTTATTTGTAAGTGTGTGATTATCCGAGTCTCTTGTTTATAACGATATGACCGATATAACCCAGAATAATGACTCCTAAACCGGTAAGAAGAATAGTATTTGACAATCCTCCGTTAATTGCCGGTACAGCCAAAATGATAACACCGATAAGGAGTACGATTACCCCCAGATTTTTCAATAATTCGTTCATGGTGATAGATATTTTATATATTATTTTTTTTCTACCGCAAATAAAGCAATAATAACCCGATTGCAAAAATATTTTGGGACAAAAATGATGAAACCATTGAATTTAGCTTTTATATTTGTGAAATAATACAGTTATATATGCTACGGATACTTTATATGCTCTATTTATGGCTGTTTGTGGTTCCTGTTTTTGTGGTATTGACCATACTGACAGCCCTTACGGTTATTGTTGGTTGCCTGTTAGGCGGGGAAAGAATATTTGCTTATTATCCGGGAATGATTTGGTCATGGCTGACTTGCCATTTGGCCCTTTGCCCGGTGAAGGTAAAAGGACGGGAAAATATAGACCGGAAGAAATCGTACGTATTTGTTGCCAATCATCAAGGCGCTTTCGACATATTCCTTATATATGGTTTTTTGGGTGTACCGATCAAGTGGGTGATGAAAGCCGGTATTGCCAAAATCCCGTTTGTGGGAGCTGCTTGCCGGGCTGCAGGTTTTATCTTTGTCGATAATTCGACACCGAAAGCTGCCGCCCGTAGCGTGTTGGAGGCGGAACGTAGCTTGAAGAACGGAGCGTCGGTGGTGGTATTCCCAGAAGGTTCACGTACTTATAACGGAAAGATGATCCGTTTTAAGAAAGGAGCTTACCAGATGGCAGCCGACCAGCATTTACAGATTGTCCCGATCACCTTGAACGGACCTTTTGACGTATTGCCGATCGGTTCGTTGAATGTTCACCGTCACAAGATGGAAATGGTCATTCATCCGCCTATCCCGACCGAAGGGATGGATGCTTCCCATAAAGGATTGCAGCAGATGGCTGACAAAACACAAGACATCATTGCGTCAGCCTTATGGGAGCAATATAAATAATCTATTTCCAGGATTTTAAAATGTCGCGTTTGCAGACACTCAGACTGAACCCGACGTTATCCCCATAGAGTGAACCTGCATCTGCGGCCACAGCTCCTGTGAATTCCCAACCTTGCAGGCGTGGATGGTGATATTTGACTTCCACCTGTCCGGAATTGCTTCTTTTGTTATTCAGAAACGGGGCGTAAGGTTTTCCCCAGCTATTCATGAGTGTGTATCTGAGGCGATAGGAAACCATTGGCGACAGGTCTCCTTCAAATGCCAAATGCCAGGCACGTACACGTGTATTCTTGAAATCTATATCCCCGTTCGTATTGTATTGGGGGGAAGTCAGAAGCGGTGATCCTATACCTTGTCCGAAATAGGAAGAACCGGTTATGTATTCTATATTATTGTAATAATCATCTCCGCCACCACCCGGACCTTGATATTTGTCATGATCGAAGATGATAAAATGGAACGGTCCGCTCTGATTGCGGGTGACCAAATATTCCGTTACAACCTTTTTTAGCCAGGGAAGGCGTGGCAAATCCAACTGTGCTCCCCAAAGTCCGTCTGTCCCGTTCACGAATATCATTCCGGATTTATCTTCGAAATAATGCTGATGATAAGCTGCCAGTTTCCAGTTCGGCATCGTATATTCCAGTTTGAAATCGTACGAACCGAAATGATTGCCAAGCACGTTGACCTGGTCCGACAGAGTTGCATTGTCTCCGCCTTCGCTACCACAAACTACCCGGATAAAATCTTTCAGGGAGTGAGGTTGTACACCTATTCTCGGATTGCTGGATGTTCCACCCCATTGCGCCCAGTGTTGCACGCCGATAATACCGGAAAGCGGGAATTTGTTTTGCGTGTCCTTGATGCGGACGTAAAAAGATTTATGATGCCAAAGGACGTTCTTTATATAGGTTTGTTTTCCATTGGAGAAATCTTCCAGATATTTGGTATCGAAAGACTTGCCTACCGCAAAATCTCCTTTCACCTGCATCCAACCCTTTGTGAGCGGAACGACGGTGAATTCCGGCATACTCAGTTTTATTTCCGGAATCGGGCGTGCGTTGGAGGAGAGAACCATGTCACCGGAACTAAGGGAATGATCCCAAAGCGAATGCCGGTTTTCTTTGCTCCCCACACTCAGAAGCATACTTTTATATCCTAACTCGGCATATATCTGTTGGATATACACATTACGGTAACGGGGTACGACAGCTACAATGTCCAGCCCTGCACTCCAGCGAAATCCCTTTCCAAAATGTTGTTGATGAAAAACTCCAGCGTTGAGATAGCCGTTATTGGCGTCTAGGGGAACTACCCCGTACCGATTGCTCACCATCCAGAACGGAGTTGTCGATCCGCTGCTGGCCGATCCGAAAACTTCGGCTTTATATGAGGTTGCATCTTCTGCTTCTTCCGTCTGTGCAAAAGTATTTGCAGCATGGAGAAGAGTGGCAACTGCAATGATTGTCTGTAAGGCTTTCATTCCATATTTATTTTAACCGGACAAAGGTAAGGATTAAAACTTACCGGCCGATATCTCATTTCGAAAAGAAGTATAAGCATTCTGAAAATACAAATATCAGAATAATCAATGTTTATTTTCCCGGCAACCAGTCGAACACTGTGCGATATACATGGTCGCGCGAGTCTTTTTCAGAGAGTATCAAGTCATGAATCCCGTTCTGTATCGTGTCGCGTGTAACATAATTGCCTAATTTCTGTCCGTATTTTTGAATATCGTGTATGTCCAGCACGATGTCGGAAGACAGATATTCGTTATTCCATTCTTTTGTTTCCGGGAACGACTTGTTTGACGAAATCACCAGTACCGGACAGTCCAGGCCGATCCCTTTCTGCACTGTTTTCTGCGCTTCTTGTATGGCGTTTATCCATCCGGCTTTTTTCGGATGGCCGTTAATCATCTTCCAGTCCGTATTATATACCCATTCCCCTTTGAATTGTTTGAGCAGACTATGAGCATACGAAGCATCCCCGTATCCTTGTACGGTCAGGTTGGGAAATAGTTTCCCTATACAGGAAACTACAGGGATCACGATTTTTTCCATCATCCATCCGAAATTCCAGTCCAGAAAGGGACTGTTCAATATCAATCCGTCGACAGGAAGTTTACCTTTTTTGCTGTCCAGATAATACGGGGTAATCAATCCACCGGTAGAATGTGCCATCAGCAATATTTTGTCATTCCCCTCTTCCCTAATAATGGCAAGGGCAGTATCGAGGTCTGCAAAATACTCTTTCAAGCTTTTGCAGAAGAAAGGATTCTGGTTCGGCAGTATCGAGCGTCCGTACTTGCGGAGGTCCATAGCATAAAAGTTATAACCGTGGGCATTCACGCTGTCACCCAATTGTTTCTGAAAAAAATAGTCATTGTAGCCATGTATATACAAGATTGCCTGTTTGGTCTCCGGTAACTGTGGCTTCTTGACAAGCGTGCAGACGACTTTCCCCTCGTAGTCATCTGGCATCTGAATGGTCCGGCGCAGATAATTATCGCCCAGTATGTCCGGGACGTATTGAGCGTAAATTGTAGATATGAAGAGCAGTGATAAGATTGTAAAATATAGTTTTCGTGTCATATCGTTTTTAATTTCTTTATTATAACGCATTCGTCCTGATGTTTGTTGCAGATAACCGATTGCAAAGATATCGATTTTTATGAATTCGTATTGGTCGCTCTACCTGTTTTCATTATCAATGACAACACGAAGGTAGGGCTTCGCAACAGGCAGGAATACGTTTTTGGGAATATCGGCGAAGATC from Parabacteroides merdae ATCC 43184 includes the following:
- a CDS encoding alpha/beta hydrolase; protein product: MTRKLYFTILSLLFISTIYAQYVPDILGDNYLRRTIQMPDDYEGKVVCTLVKKPQLPETKQAILYIHGYNDYFFQKQLGDSVNAHGYNFYAMDLRKYGRSILPNQNPFFCKSLKEYFADLDTALAIIREEGNDKILLMAHSTGGLITPYYLDSKKGKLPVDGLILNSPFLDWNFGWMMEKIVIPVVSCIGKLFPNLTVQGYGDASYAHSLLKQFKGEWVYNTDWKMINGHPKKAGWINAIQEAQKTVQKGIGLDCPVLVISSNKSFPETKEWNNEYLSSDIVLDIHDIQKYGQKLGNYVTRDTIQNGIHDLILSEKDSRDHVYRTVFDWLPGK
- a CDS encoding endonuclease/exonuclease/phosphatase family protein — encoded protein: MKKVLFYLFTLLISTNIVFAEHLDNEMNVMSFNIRMSTKSDGANWWEYRKDLAANVIKFYDVDMFGAQEVLHNQLTDLLDRLPDYGYVGVGREDGKTKGEYSPILYRKDRFSVVKSGNFWLAEDMNAVGKKGWDAACERVATWAIFKDKKSGKEFFFLNTHLDHMGQVARHEGASLVLKQVKLLSRNLPVIVTGDFNAVPTDDPIKVLTDEKDPRHLTHARTLAPLCYGPEWTFHDYGRVPLDERVWIDYIFVKGNVKVLRHGVLAESLDNLYPSDHCPVISRIIVQ
- a CDS encoding capsule assembly Wzi family protein translates to MKALQTIIAVATLLHAANTFAQTEEAEDATSYKAEVFGSASSGSTTPFWMVSNRYGVVPLDANNGYLNAGVFHQQHFGKGFRWSAGLDIVAVVPRYRNVYIQQIYAELGYKSMLLSVGSKENRHSLWDHSLSSGDMVLSSNARPIPEIKLSMPEFTVVPLTKGWMQVKGDFAVGKSFDTKYLEDFSNGKQTYIKNVLWHHKSFYVRIKDTQNKFPLSGIIGVQHWAQWGGTSSNPRIGVQPHSLKDFIRVVCGSEGGDNATLSDQVNVLGNHFGSYDFKLEYTMPNWKLAAYHQHYFEDKSGMIFVNGTDGLWGAQLDLPRLPWLKKVVTEYLVTRNQSGPFHFIIFDHDKYQGPGGGGDDYYNNIEYITGSSYFGQGIGSPLLTSPQYNTNGDIDFKNTRVRAWHLAFEGDLSPMVSYRLRYTLMNSWGKPYAPFLNNKRSNSGQVEVKYHHPRLQGWEFTGAVAADAGSLYGDNVGFSLSVCKRDILKSWK
- a CDS encoding lysophospholipid acyltransferase family protein, which gives rise to MLRILYMLYLWLFVVPVFVVLTILTALTVIVGCLLGGERIFAYYPGMIWSWLTCHLALCPVKVKGRENIDRKKSYVFVANHQGAFDIFLIYGFLGVPIKWVMKAGIAKIPFVGAACRAAGFIFVDNSTPKAAARSVLEAERSLKNGASVVVFPEGSRTYNGKMIRFKKGAYQMAADQHLQIVPITLNGPFDVLPIGSLNVHRHKMEMVIHPPIPTEGMDASHKGLQQMADKTQDIIASALWEQYK
- a CDS encoding DUF3467 domain-containing protein encodes the protein MENNKPTNEIQVELSEEMAQGTYANLAIISHSSSEFILDFIRVVPGAPKAQVKSRVILTPDNAKRLLFALQDNLAKFEEQANGKTAKFEDFVPPIGGVKGEA
- a CDS encoding AraC family transcriptional regulator, with protein sequence MGSVDVLREITPLSPEDCFLVMQRPKRSFSYPLHVHPEFELNYLENAAGAIRIVGDSVEEMEELDLLLVAGGAKHAYSNHKCLSTDILEITIQFHASLFDSFINKRHFKTIKDMFEKASCGLVFSREMILRIQPELKKLSSDKPDSFHNLLRLIEILKTLSLDEKARKLNAINTVENFSNIDNDRLDTIMLFLHENYQRPVLLSELASLINMSEASLTRFLKKWTGKTFIDNLNDIRIAEAVCRLIDTSDTIAEICYKSGFNNLSNFNRAFKRRKGNTPTEYREKYARTRFRI